The Brenneria rubrifaciens genome has a window encoding:
- the rfaC gene encoding lipopolysaccharide heptosyltransferase RfaC yields the protein MRVLIIKTSSMGDVLHTLPALTDAMHIIPGIQFDWAVEEGFAQIPSWHPAVARVIPVAIRRWRKSWFSAATRRERAAFRQQLLAKRYDAVIDAQGLIKSAALITRLARGKKHGLDYKSAREPLASWFYNYRHAISRQLHAVERVRELFAASLRYRKPAERGDYAIAARFLSPLPADANQYLVFLHATTRDEKHWPEPHWRELISLLQTSGLQIKLPWGAEHEHQRAVRLAEGFSHVEVLPRLTLQQVAEVLAGAKAVVSVDTGLSHLTAALNRPNITLYGPTDPGLIGGYGLNQVAELSENHQMMAIPPGEIRRKLDQVIKLTTSGE from the coding sequence ATGAGGGTGTTGATCATCAAAACATCTTCCATGGGCGATGTGCTTCACACACTACCTGCCCTGACGGATGCCATGCATATCATCCCCGGCATCCAGTTCGACTGGGCGGTAGAAGAAGGATTTGCCCAAATCCCCAGTTGGCACCCGGCAGTGGCACGCGTCATCCCGGTGGCCATCAGGCGCTGGAGAAAAAGCTGGTTCAGCGCCGCCACCAGACGAGAGCGGGCCGCTTTCAGGCAGCAACTGCTTGCCAAACGTTACGACGCGGTGATTGACGCGCAGGGGCTGATAAAAAGCGCCGCGCTGATAACACGTCTGGCCCGCGGAAAAAAACACGGGCTGGATTACAAAAGTGCCCGTGAGCCGCTGGCGAGCTGGTTCTATAACTATCGGCACGCTATCAGCCGTCAGTTGCACGCGGTGGAACGCGTACGAGAACTGTTCGCGGCCAGCCTGCGCTACAGGAAACCGGCCGAACGCGGCGATTACGCAATTGCCGCCCGCTTTCTTTCCCCATTACCCGCGGATGCTAATCAATATCTGGTTTTTCTCCACGCCACGACCCGGGATGAAAAACATTGGCCGGAACCTCACTGGCGCGAACTGATTTCTCTGCTGCAAACCAGCGGCCTTCAGATCAAGCTTCCGTGGGGCGCGGAGCATGAGCATCAGCGAGCGGTGCGTCTGGCGGAAGGTTTTTCCCACGTCGAGGTGTTGCCGCGTTTAACGCTACAGCAGGTCGCGGAGGTGCTGGCTGGCGCGAAAGCCGTCGTATCCGTCGATACGGGGCTGAGCCATTTAACGGCCGCGCTGAATCGCCCCAATATCACCTTGTATGGCCCGACCGATCCAGGATTAATCGGGGGGTACGGGTTAAATCAGGTGGCGGAACTGTCTGAAAATCATCAAATGATGGCGATTCCCCCGGGGGAAATCCGGCGGAAATTGGATCAGGTGATAAAATTAACAACATCAGGCGAGTAA
- the rfaF gene encoding ADP-heptose--LPS heptosyltransferase RfaF — MKILVIGPSWVGDMMMSHSLYRTLKAEHPQAVIDVMAPAWCRPLLARMPEVNQALAMPLGHGALALGERRRLGLSLREARYDRAYVLPNSFKSALVPFFANIPQRTGWRGEMRYGLLNDIRVLDKAAFPLMVQRYVALAYERGRLRNAQDLPRPLLWPRLQVSHTEITDITTSFGLNSLRPMIGFCPGAEFGPAKRWPHYHYAALAQSLIERGYQVALFGSAKDRLAGDDIIQALTKGARPHCANLAGQTSLEQAVVLIAACHAVVSNDSGLMHVAAALNRPLIALYGPSSPDFTPPLSNQAEVIRLITGYHRVRKGDAEQGYHQSLIDIQPDRVLTALEKYLTPPGENA; from the coding sequence ATGAAAATCCTGGTCATCGGCCCTTCATGGGTAGGCGATATGATGATGTCGCATAGTCTCTATCGCACGCTGAAGGCTGAACATCCGCAAGCGGTCATCGACGTGATGGCGCCAGCCTGGTGCCGCCCTCTGCTGGCCCGCATGCCGGAAGTCAATCAGGCGCTGGCCATGCCGCTGGGACATGGGGCGCTGGCGTTAGGCGAACGCCGTCGGCTCGGCCTCTCACTGCGTGAAGCCCGTTACGATCGCGCTTACGTGTTGCCCAATTCGTTTAAATCCGCACTGGTGCCATTTTTCGCCAATATTCCACAACGCACCGGGTGGCGTGGTGAAATGCGTTACGGCCTGCTGAATGATATCCGGGTTTTGGATAAAGCCGCCTTCCCGTTGATGGTGCAGCGCTATGTGGCGCTGGCCTATGAACGAGGCCGCCTGCGTAACGCGCAGGATCTGCCGCGGCCGTTATTGTGGCCGCGGCTACAGGTCAGCCACACTGAAATCACCGATATAACAACAAGCTTTGGTCTGAATAGCTTACGCCCGATGATTGGCTTTTGCCCCGGCGCGGAATTCGGCCCGGCCAAACGCTGGCCGCATTATCACTATGCTGCTCTGGCGCAATCGCTGATTGAAAGAGGCTATCAGGTTGCCCTGTTCGGCTCAGCCAAAGATCGGCTGGCAGGCGACGATATTATTCAGGCGCTGACGAAAGGCGCGCGGCCCCATTGCGCTAATCTGGCCGGGCAAACCTCGCTGGAACAGGCGGTCGTGTTAATCGCCGCCTGCCACGCCGTCGTCAGTAATGATTCCGGGTTAATGCATGTCGCCGCTGCGCTCAATCGCCCGCTCATTGCCCTTTACGGGCCAAGCAGCCCGGACTTCACCCCGCCCTTGTCGAATCAGGCGGAAGTCATTCGCTTGATTACCGGTTACCACCGGGTGCGCAAGGGGGATGCGGAGCAAGGATACCATCAAAGTTTGATCGACATTCAGCCCGATCGCGTCCTCACCGCGCTGGAAAAATACCTGACCCCACCGGGAGAAAACGCATGA
- the envC gene encoding murein hydrolase activator EnvC, whose protein sequence is MSKKALSVQLRVACSACSRFCALQKLFARCASALCVGVLLLPGMSYSADNQQQLKTLQQDIAEKEKRVQLQQKQRGALVQQLKKQEQSIAQSSRQLRETRRILSALDEELNQLNASISRLQTQHLSQQRILSDQLDAAFRQGQHSALQLILSGEESQRSERILAYFGYLNEARQKSILALQQTRTELASQRKLLEQKQAQQNALLNDQQQQQQQLEQAQSERKNTLSTLESSLEKDQQQLTELRQNEARLRDQIARAEREARARAEREAREAARVREKEERAKRSGGSYKPTENERSLMARTGGLGRPSGQAVWPVRGRIEHRFGEPLQGELRWKGLVIAAPEGTEVKAIADGNVLMADWLQGYGLVVVVQHGKGDMSLYGYNQSALVSVGAQVKAGQPIALVGTSGGQSQPALYFEIRRQGQAVNPQPWMGR, encoded by the coding sequence ATGAGTAAAAAAGCGTTATCCGTTCAGTTGAGAGTGGCATGTAGCGCCTGTAGCCGTTTTTGTGCGTTACAAAAGCTGTTCGCCCGATGCGCCAGCGCGCTCTGCGTCGGCGTTTTGCTATTGCCCGGCATGAGTTACAGCGCAGACAACCAGCAACAGCTTAAAACGTTGCAGCAGGATATCGCCGAGAAAGAAAAACGCGTTCAATTGCAACAAAAACAGCGCGGCGCGCTGGTTCAACAGTTGAAAAAACAAGAGCAATCCATCGCGCAATCAAGCCGCCAACTGCGTGAAACGCGTCGTATCCTGTCCGCGTTAGACGAAGAACTGAACCAGTTGAACGCATCTATCTCCCGGTTACAAACGCAGCACCTTTCCCAGCAGCGTATCCTCTCCGACCAGCTTGATGCAGCGTTCCGTCAGGGGCAGCACAGTGCGCTTCAACTTATTTTGAGCGGTGAGGAGAGCCAGCGCAGCGAACGCATTCTGGCCTATTTTGGCTATCTGAACGAAGCGCGTCAGAAATCCATCCTTGCGTTACAGCAAACGCGTACCGAACTGGCCAGTCAGAGAAAATTGCTGGAGCAAAAACAAGCACAGCAAAATGCGCTGCTGAACGATCAACAGCAACAACAGCAGCAACTGGAACAGGCGCAATCCGAGCGAAAGAACACCCTTTCGACGCTGGAGAGTTCGCTGGAAAAAGATCAACAGCAGCTCACGGAGCTTCGCCAGAACGAAGCCCGGCTGCGCGATCAAATCGCCCGCGCAGAACGCGAAGCCAGGGCAAGGGCCGAGCGGGAAGCGCGCGAAGCGGCCAGGGTTCGGGAAAAAGAAGAACGGGCCAAACGCAGCGGCGGCAGCTATAAACCGACAGAAAATGAACGCTCTCTGATGGCTCGCACCGGCGGCCTCGGGCGTCCGTCCGGTCAGGCGGTCTGGCCGGTACGCGGACGTATCGAACATCGCTTTGGCGAACCGCTGCAAGGCGAACTGCGCTGGAAAGGGCTGGTCATCGCCGCACCGGAAGGCACTGAAGTCAAAGCCATTGCCGACGGCAATGTCCTGATGGCCGACTGGCTACAAGGCTACGGTCTGGTCGTGGTGGTTCAGCACGGCAAAGGCGATATGAGTCTGTACGGCTATAACCAAAGCGCATTGGTCTCCGTCGGCGCACAGGTGAAAGCCGGTCAACCCATTGCCCTCGTCGGAACCAGTGGCGGACAAAGCCAGCCTGCGCTTTATTTTGAAATTCGCCGCCAGGGTCAGGCGGTCAATCCACAACCTTGGATGGGAAGATAG
- the rfaD gene encoding ADP-glyceromanno-heptose 6-epimerase, whose protein sequence is MIIVTGGAGFIGSNIVKALNDTGYRDILVVDNLKNGTKFVNLVDLDITDYMDKEDFIASIVAGDDLGDIDAVFHEGACSSTTEWDGKYMMENNYQYSKDILHYCLDRSVPFLYASSAATYGGRNDNFIEARQYEQPLNVYGYSKFLFDQYVREILPQAESQICGFRYFNVYGPREGHKGSMASVAFHLNNQINQGENPKLFAGSENFKRDFIYVGDVAAVNLWFWQNGVSGIFNCGTGRAESFQAVADATLDFHKKGRVEYIEFPEKLKGRYQAYTQADLTNLRAAGYDKPFKTVAEGVAEYMTWLNRSV, encoded by the coding sequence ATGATTATCGTTACTGGCGGCGCCGGTTTCATCGGCAGCAATATCGTAAAAGCACTGAATGACACTGGCTATCGGGATATTTTGGTTGTCGATAACCTGAAAAACGGCACGAAATTCGTCAATCTGGTGGATTTGGATATCACCGATTATATGGATAAAGAAGATTTCATTGCCAGCATCGTTGCCGGTGACGATCTGGGCGATATCGATGCCGTGTTCCATGAAGGCGCCTGCTCATCCACCACCGAGTGGGACGGCAAGTATATGATGGAAAACAACTATCAATACTCCAAAGACATCCTGCACTATTGCCTCGACCGCAGCGTTCCTTTCCTGTACGCCTCTTCAGCCGCCACCTATGGCGGGCGCAACGATAACTTCATCGAAGCGCGTCAATACGAACAGCCGCTGAATGTCTATGGCTACTCCAAGTTCCTGTTCGATCAATACGTACGCGAAATACTGCCGCAGGCGGAATCGCAAATCTGCGGCTTCCGTTATTTCAACGTCTACGGGCCGCGTGAAGGTCATAAAGGCAGTATGGCGAGCGTCGCGTTTCACCTGAATAACCAGATCAATCAGGGTGAAAATCCGAAACTATTCGCCGGCAGCGAAAACTTCAAACGTGATTTTATCTATGTCGGCGATGTCGCCGCGGTCAATCTGTGGTTCTGGCAAAACGGCGTCTCCGGTATATTCAACTGCGGCACCGGCCGGGCGGAATCTTTCCAGGCCGTTGCGGATGCGACGCTGGACTTCCACAAAAAAGGCCGCGTGGAATACATCGAATTCCCGGAAAAACTCAAAGGGCGCTATCAGGCTTATACACAGGCAGACCTGACCAATCTCCGTGCGGCAGGCTACGACAAACCGTTTAAAACCGTTGCCGAAGGCGTCGCTGAATACATGACCTGGTTAAACCGTTCTGTTTAA
- a CDS encoding divergent polysaccharide deacetylase family protein: MSYLKPQYLYALGLLTLSPFALAGKLSIVIDDFGYRPHNDNQVLAMPTAISIAVLPNAPYAGEMAAKAHKQGREVLIHLPMAPMSKQPLERDTLHPEMSSEEIQRIIRQSVNNVPYAAGLNNHMGSAMTASLPGMRKVMQAMSAYPLYFLDSMTIASSKTSQAAAGTGIKVIKRRVFLDDTQNEADIRKQFNRAVQIARRSGSAIAIGHPHPSTIKVLQQMLPALEPDIVLVRPSQLLNEPARHDEPLPPSEAPKQVKPSKPFRGVSQCLAKRPPEPVKNDAIFKLVSSSIRESAAATFIKRRWQTWVAPAETDEKKQP; this comes from the coding sequence TTGTCTTATTTGAAACCCCAATATCTCTACGCTCTCGGTCTGCTGACACTCTCCCCTTTTGCGCTGGCCGGGAAACTGTCCATTGTCATCGATGACTTCGGCTATCGCCCTCATAACGACAATCAGGTTCTGGCGATGCCGACGGCGATTTCGATCGCCGTCCTGCCCAATGCGCCTTATGCTGGAGAAATGGCCGCTAAAGCCCATAAACAGGGGCGAGAGGTTCTGATTCATCTGCCTATGGCTCCGATGAGCAAGCAGCCGCTGGAACGCGATACGCTACACCCGGAAATGAGCAGCGAAGAGATCCAGCGCATTATCCGCCAGTCAGTCAACAACGTGCCTTACGCCGCAGGGTTGAACAACCACATGGGCAGCGCGATGACGGCCAGTCTGCCGGGCATGCGGAAAGTGATGCAGGCGATGAGCGCCTACCCGCTCTATTTTCTCGACAGTATGACGATCGCCAGCAGCAAAACCAGTCAGGCCGCCGCCGGAACCGGCATCAAAGTCATCAAGCGCAGAGTGTTCCTGGACGATACGCAAAACGAAGCCGATATCCGTAAACAGTTTAACCGCGCGGTGCAGATAGCCAGACGCAGCGGTTCCGCGATTGCCATCGGGCATCCGCATCCTTCAACCATCAAAGTGTTACAACAGATGCTGCCGGCGCTGGAGCCGGATATTGTTTTAGTGCGCCCCAGTCAGTTGCTGAACGAACCAGCCCGGCATGATGAGCCGCTGCCTCCGTCGGAGGCGCCGAAGCAGGTCAAACCGTCTAAACCGTTCCGGGGAGTATCGCAATGTCTGGCGAAACGGCCGCCGGAACCGGTGAAGAATGATGCCATCTTCAAACTGGTCAGCAGCAGCATTCGCGAAAGCGCCGCCGCCACGTTCATCAAACGGCGTTGGCAGACCTGGGTAGCGCCAGCGGAAACCGATGAGAAAAAACAGCCGTAA